A section of the Thermotoga caldifontis AZM44c09 genome encodes:
- a CDS encoding O-antigen ligase family protein, with protein sequence MTYRIDVLKVVFIGWLLGISSLIWTSSDLLKQQTFLLFVLLVPSALFCLDDSLALPTFLYFYLLRRFFIIFDNYISTYLIYFLGSAAIVKVSFRKVPLTASFLRSLLLLFTALAGYDLLIKFALYGTNNGIESFQTVASSHLLSWLSTFATIILAYYYCYFFETRLAGNNDKSLFVTLFLANISYALFLVNNASILQRVVVVSEVIGLETTSFTRVDPNFYVSETLIIALLFLRRKGLLVALLMLLFVLNALYLNSMTGFVLIIFVTVFLFLRKKTPARYAVTLIAVALILFIASIPAYLKYLEITNTIGVSQYGALNLILTGRIEKWFGYIRLILDNPFGLGRDSAWKFTTKYIGYATYAHNFYIQTMADHGILLGGVLIIYLLAQLRDLYRIRKSEPQMYIAYLLFLLAGTVLSNNYTVPMFFLLAMRYTKELKVESRRNIYEDRYSLST encoded by the coding sequence ATGACTTACAGAATTGACGTTTTGAAGGTAGTTTTCATAGGGTGGTTGCTAGGTATCTCTTCGCTGATTTGGACATCATCCGATTTGCTTAAACAGCAAACGTTTCTGCTCTTCGTACTACTTGTTCCTTCCGCGCTGTTTTGTCTTGACGACTCGCTTGCCTTGCCTACGTTCCTATATTTTTACCTCTTGAGGAGATTCTTCATAATATTCGACAACTATATTTCGACATACCTTATATATTTCCTGGGCAGCGCTGCAATCGTCAAAGTTAGTTTTAGAAAGGTTCCATTAACCGCGAGTTTTCTCAGATCACTGCTATTACTTTTTACTGCTCTTGCTGGGTACGATCTTTTGATCAAGTTTGCACTTTATGGCACGAACAATGGTATTGAATCATTTCAGACAGTTGCTTCAAGCCATCTTTTATCGTGGCTCTCAACCTTTGCGACTATTATTTTGGCATACTATTACTGTTACTTTTTCGAAACGCGACTAGCAGGTAATAACGATAAAAGCCTCTTTGTTACTTTGTTTTTAGCCAACATCTCGTACGCTTTATTCCTGGTGAACAACGCTTCCATTTTACAAAGAGTTGTAGTTGTTAGTGAAGTCATCGGTCTCGAAACGACAAGTTTTACAAGGGTAGATCCGAATTTCTATGTATCTGAAACGCTGATTATAGCTTTACTGTTTTTAAGGAGGAAAGGTCTCCTAGTTGCATTGCTCATGCTGCTCTTCGTTCTCAATGCACTTTATCTCAACTCAATGACTGGTTTCGTTCTGATCATATTTGTTACAGTTTTCCTATTCCTCCGAAAAAAGACTCCAGCTAGGTATGCTGTGACATTAATTGCAGTCGCATTGATACTTTTTATTGCTTCAATACCTGCGTACTTGAAGTATCTGGAAATTACAAACACCATAGGTGTCTCCCAATATGGTGCTTTGAATCTCATCCTCACTGGCAGAATCGAAAAGTGGTTTGGCTATATCCGACTAATATTAGACAATCCATTCGGTTTAGGACGGGATAGCGCTTGGAAGTTCACCACAAAATACATAGGTTATGCAACGTATGCACACAATTTCTACATTCAGACAATGGCGGATCATGGGATTTTACTCGGTGGGGTATTGATAATTTACCTTCTTGCGCAACTGAGAGACCTTTATCGAATCAGAAAAAGCGAACCGCAAATGTACATTGCGTATCTTCTTTTTCTTTTGGCAGGTACCGTTCTTTCTAACAATTATACTGTTCCTATGTTCTTTTTGCTAGCTATGCGGTACACTAAAGAGTTGAAAGTAGAAAGTAGGAGGAACATTTATGAAGATCGCTATTCTCTCAGCACATAA
- a CDS encoding glycosyltransferase, with protein sequence MIEGQEIPVLFFEEDARYPEADLVFFQNVSTINHKVAAYYRKIGNKILYLYHEPFDSISEYLKQGVKQAIKAVVAHHFSVKLLKLSDLVIVPSNFALKLYQRGDVKYCKNVVVIPLLFTDELQEDLDIQKKEYFSYIGHAVIGHAFDVYLDFIKYAYKNQSRLKFMIATRTDLSKVISKDEILQEMISKDALKVMHGRPLKNSEINDAYAKSFCVWNIYRRSTQSGVLPKAFMFGTPVLASSVGSFPEYVVNGKNGYIFDIDSARNYENLLRVVCEVQARLETMSLEARRTFENIFHYKSQVENAKNIIGSLFVRTFEDGKTLD encoded by the coding sequence ATGATCGAAGGGCAAGAAATACCGGTTTTATTCTTCGAAGAAGATGCCCGATATCCGGAAGCTGATCTTGTGTTTTTCCAAAATGTATCAACAATCAATCACAAGGTTGCAGCTTACTACAGGAAGATTGGTAACAAAATTCTATATCTTTATCACGAGCCATTCGACAGTATCTCCGAGTATCTGAAACAAGGAGTAAAGCAGGCAATAAAAGCTGTAGTAGCGCATCATTTCTCCGTCAAGCTGTTGAAACTGTCAGATTTGGTAATTGTACCCTCTAATTTCGCTTTGAAGCTTTACCAGAGAGGCGACGTAAAGTACTGCAAAAATGTAGTAGTCATACCACTCCTGTTCACGGATGAACTGCAGGAAGACCTGGATATTCAGAAAAAAGAATACTTCTCGTACATCGGCCATGCTGTGATTGGCCATGCGTTTGATGTTTACCTGGATTTCATCAAGTACGCCTACAAAAACCAGAGCAGGCTTAAATTCATGATCGCAACCAGAACAGATCTGAGCAAAGTTATCTCGAAGGACGAAATCCTTCAGGAGATGATCTCAAAAGATGCTTTGAAGGTAATGCACGGAAGGCCCTTGAAGAATTCCGAGATAAACGATGCGTATGCAAAGAGTTTTTGTGTGTGGAACATTTACAGAAGAAGTACTCAGAGTGGAGTTCTGCCAAAAGCCTTCATGTTTGGAACACCAGTTTTGGCGTCCAGTGTTGGTAGTTTTCCAGAGTATGTTGTGAACGGTAAGAATGGATATATTTTTGACATAGACAGTGCGAGGAACTACGAGAACCTCCTGCGAGTTGTTTGCGAAGTCCAGGCTAGATTAGAAACCATGAGTCTGGAAGCAAGAAGAACCTTTGAGAATATCTTCCACTATAAATCGCAGGTAGAGAATGCAAAAAATATAATAGGCTCCCTTTTCGTGCGTACTTTCGAAGATGGCAAGACTTTAGATTAA